One stretch of Methanobrevibacter sp. DNA includes these proteins:
- a CDS encoding deoxyhypusine synthase translates to MKVNQINVESNMSVSDLIDNFDASGVLGAGRVARARNILVDMIQDDDMNVFMSLGGPLIPGGMRNVVSKMIKEGHVNLIVSSGANLTHDLVEAFGGAHYRHEGKDDEELNEEGIGRIADINVGSDDFTIFETEITKVFEKIAAKKSVISIQELLYEIGLLVEDENSFIASASRNNVPIFAPGIIDSMIGLQLWIFSQDHDFTISAAGDMPYLSDIVFSSQKVGAILLGGGLTKHYTLASNVITGGLDSAIQITMDRPEAGSLGGAPLEEAKSWAKAKCGSNLASVVGDVTVIFPLIYASALDKINSD, encoded by the coding sequence ATGAAAGTTAACCAAATTAATGTAGAAAGTAATATGAGTGTATCAGATTTAATTGATAATTTCGATGCATCAGGTGTTTTAGGTGCAGGTAGAGTCGCTCGTGCACGTAATATTTTAGTTGATATGATACAAGATGATGATATGAATGTTTTCATGAGTCTTGGAGGTCCTTTAATACCTGGGGGTATGAGGAATGTCGTATCAAAAATGATTAAAGAAGGGCATGTTAATTTAATTGTATCAAGTGGGGCTAATCTAACACACGATCTTGTTGAAGCATTTGGTGGTGCTCATTATCGTCATGAAGGAAAAGATGATGAAGAATTAAATGAAGAGGGCATAGGTCGTATTGCTGATATTAATGTTGGTTCTGATGATTTTACTATCTTTGAAACTGAAATAACTAAAGTATTTGAGAAAATAGCTGCTAAAAAAAGTGTTATTTCAATTCAAGAATTATTATATGAAATAGGTCTTTTAGTTGAAGATGAAAACTCATTCATCGCAAGTGCTTCAAGAAATAATGTCCCTATTTTTGCTCCAGGAATTATTGATTCAATGATTGGGTTACAACTATGGATTTTCTCACAAGACCATGATTTTACAATAAGTGCTGCAGGTGACATGCCATACTTATCAGATATTGTATTCAGTTCACAAAAAGTTGGTGCAATCCTTTTAGGGGGAGGCCTTACTAAACATTATACATTAGCATCTAATGTAATTACAGGTGGTCTTGACTCCGCTATTCAAATTACAATGGATAGGCCTGAAGCAGGTAGTTTAGGTGGTGCACCGCTTGAAGAAGCAAAATCATGGGCTAAAGCTAAATGTGGATCTAATCTTGCAAGTGTTGTTGGAGATGTTACAGTTATTTTCCCATTAATCTATGCATCTGCATTAGATAAAATAAACAGTGATTAG
- a CDS encoding DUF5654 family protein — protein sequence MGTGDALPSLFIYAIVVTIVAVIVTVLIARVAAKMGVELGE from the coding sequence ATCGGTACTGGAGATGCACTTCCTAGTTTATTCATTTACGCTATCGTTGTAACCATCGTTGCTGTTATTGTAACCGTTCTCATCGCTAGAGTGGCAGCTAAAATGGGTGTAGAACTCGGCGAATAA
- the pyrF gene encoding orotidine-5'-phosphate decarboxylase, producing MNIKNNLILALDVMSESEAIEICDSIKEYIDTIKIGYPLALSEGLEIINKLKNQFGFKVICDFKVADIDATNSKICDETFKAGADAIICHGFVGTDSVQACLDMANKHEKELFLLTEMSHPGAKMFLQKNADAIAQMGVDMGITNYVAPATRLDRLSDIRNIVGDHAYIISPGVGKQGGDGKKTLEYSNAIIVGRSIYEAEDPKDACKNLIESLE from the coding sequence ATGAATATTAAAAACAACTTAATTTTAGCACTCGACGTAATGAGTGAAAGTGAAGCTATTGAAATTTGTGATTCAATTAAAGAGTATATTGACACAATAAAAATCGGTTATCCATTAGCATTATCCGAAGGTCTTGAAATTATAAATAAATTAAAAAATCAATTCGGATTTAAAGTAATCTGTGATTTTAAAGTAGCAGATATCGATGCAACAAACTCCAAAATATGTGATGAAACATTTAAAGCAGGAGCAGATGCAATAATCTGCCATGGTTTTGTCGGTACAGACAGTGTTCAAGCATGTCTTGATATGGCAAACAAACATGAAAAAGAATTATTCTTACTTACCGAAATGTCCCACCCCGGTGCTAAGATGTTTTTACAAAAAAATGCCGATGCAATCGCTCAAATGGGAGTAGACATGGGAATTACAAACTATGTTGCACCTGCGACTAGACTCGATAGATTATCTGACATAAGAAACATTGTTGGAGACCATGCATACATAATTTCCCCAGGAGTCGGAAAACAAGGTGGAGACGGTAAAAAAACACTTGAATACTCAAATGCAATCATTGTTGGAAGAAGCATCTATGAAGCAGAAGATCCAAAGGATGCATGCAAAAATTTAATTGAATCATTAGAATAG
- the cbiM gene encoding cobalt ECF transporter S component CbiM has translation MHIMEGYLPVEWCIVWFIISFIIVAFGIYQIKKIVDENPESKALLAVSGAFMFILSSLKLPSVTGSCSHPCGNGLGAALFGPAVTAVLATIVLLFQAILLAHGGLTTLGANIFSMGIVGPFIAWIAYKGLTKANISSTIAIFFAAFLGDLLTYVATSFQLSFAFPAPTFGAALGKFLVIFAVTQVPLAIGEAILTVIIWDRLKAYKPKLLDKLGALAPNEA, from the coding sequence ATGCATATTATGGAAGGATATTTACCAGTAGAATGGTGTATAGTATGGTTTATTATATCATTCATCATTGTTGCATTTGGTATTTATCAAATCAAAAAAATTGTAGATGAAAATCCTGAATCTAAAGCTTTGCTTGCTGTAAGTGGAGCATTTATGTTCATCTTATCGTCTTTGAAATTACCTTCTGTTACTGGAAGTTGTTCTCACCCTTGTGGTAATGGATTAGGTGCAGCATTATTTGGTCCTGCAGTAACTGCAGTATTAGCAACTATTGTTCTTTTATTCCAAGCAATTTTACTTGCTCACGGTGGTTTAACCACTTTAGGTGCAAACATATTCTCTATGGGTATCGTTGGACCATTCATTGCATGGATTGCTTACAAAGGATTAACCAAAGCTAACATTTCTTCTACTATTGCAATTTTCTTTGCAGCATTTTTAGGAGACTTATTAACTTATGTAGCTACTTCATTCCAATTATCATTTGCATTCCCTGCTCCTACTTTTGGCGCAGCATTAGGAAAATTCTTAGTTATTTTTGCAGTAACTCAAGTACCATTAGCTATTGGTGAAGCTATATTGACTGTAATTATATGGGATAGATTAAAAGCTTACAAACCAAAATTATTAGATAAACTCGGAGCTTTAGCTCCTAATGAGGCATAA
- a CDS encoding energy-coupling factor ABC transporter substrate-binding protein → MKTSTLIILAVVCIVLFVAPLAMYNGHGEDDGYFGGADDAAGEAIEQTGFTPWFSSIWEPPSGEIESLLFALQAAIGAIIIGYAFGYWRGQSKKEE, encoded by the coding sequence ATGAAAACATCAACATTAATTATTTTAGCAGTTGTTTGCATCGTGTTATTCGTAGCACCATTGGCAATGTATAACGGTCACGGTGAAGATGATGGATATTTTGGGGGTGCAGATGACGCTGCAGGTGAAGCTATTGAACAAACTGGTTTCACACCTTGGTTTTCATCCATATGGGAACCACCTAGTGGTGAAATAGAAAGTTTATTATTCGCTCTTCAAGCAGCTATCGGTGCAATCATTATTGGTTATGCATTTGGTTACTGGAGAGGACAAAGTAAAAAAGAAGAATAA
- the cbiQ gene encoding cobalt ECF transporter T component CbiQ: MKFDMDYIAHHNALTETNPYFKLFLTIVLLIVTLALDNLYFDVIVFVVMSLVILSIAKIDYKSYLKFLSLPMAFLVITCIFLIFFFGKGDVIYETGIWSIVVTTDSWHYGVYTFMRVLGCLPCLGFLALTTPIAKIINCLRKIKIPKILIEIALLMYNTIFIFLNEIDTMQKAQESRLGYHSYWSSIKSLAALISIIFLRSLDKSETLQYSLDSRGYSGELPVYEPRKRDD; this comes from the coding sequence ATGAAATTTGACATGGATTATATTGCGCATCATAATGCATTAACAGAAACAAACCCTTATTTTAAGTTGTTTTTAACAATAGTGCTTTTAATTGTTACATTAGCACTTGATAATTTGTATTTTGATGTTATTGTTTTTGTTGTAATGTCCCTTGTCATATTATCTATTGCTAAGATTGACTATAAGTCTTATTTGAAATTCTTATCACTTCCAATGGCTTTTCTTGTTATAACTTGTATTTTTTTAATATTCTTCTTTGGAAAAGGAGATGTTATTTATGAAACAGGAATATGGAGTATTGTAGTTACTACAGACTCATGGCATTATGGTGTTTACACATTTATGAGAGTATTGGGCTGTCTTCCCTGTTTGGGATTTTTAGCTTTAACAACACCAATTGCAAAAATTATTAACTGTTTAAGAAAGATTAAAATTCCTAAGATTTTAATTGAAATTGCACTTTTGATGTATAATACAATTTTCATATTTTTAAATGAAATTGATACAATGCAAAAGGCACAAGAGTCAAGACTTGGATATCATTCATATTGGTCTTCAATTAAGTCTTTAGCAGCTCTTATAAGCATAATCTTTTTAAGATCTCTCGATAAAAGTGAAACCTTGCAATATTCACTGGATTCAAGAGGATATTCTGGTGAACTTCCAGTTTATGAACCAAGAAAAAGGGATGATTAA
- a CDS encoding ATP-binding cassette domain-containing protein translates to MLEVKNIKYSYDTNYQALKGVSLKVEKGEMVALLGKNGAGKSTLFLHLNGIFRPDEGKVIIDGEELKYDKKSLLKFRQKVGIVFQNPDDQIFAPTVEEDVAFGPLNLGLPMEEVQDRVEQALVRVGMSGYEKTAPHHLSGGQKKRVAIAGILAMRPEIMVLDEPTAGLDPQGVVDLSILLRELNDEGITIIISTHDVDLVPTYAEKVFVLVDGLLIAEGTPKEIFSKPEILEQANLKVPIVTELFQKLESDGIDMSNDYPLTLDEARNKFLELLNKN, encoded by the coding sequence ATGTTAGAAGTAAAAAATATTAAATATTCTTATGATACAAATTACCAAGCACTTAAAGGAGTAAGTTTAAAAGTTGAAAAAGGTGAGATGGTTGCTCTTTTAGGTAAAAACGGTGCTGGTAAATCCACTCTCTTTCTTCACTTGAATGGAATTTTCAGACCGGATGAAGGAAAAGTTATCATTGATGGTGAAGAGTTAAAGTATGATAAAAAATCTTTGCTTAAATTCAGACAAAAGGTAGGAATTGTATTCCAAAATCCTGATGATCAGATATTTGCACCAACAGTTGAGGAAGATGTTGCGTTTGGTCCTCTTAATTTGGGATTGCCCATGGAAGAAGTTCAAGATAGGGTTGAACAAGCTTTGGTTCGTGTTGGAATGTCAGGATATGAAAAAACTGCTCCCCATCATTTGAGTGGAGGCCAAAAGAAAAGAGTGGCTATTGCAGGAATTCTTGCAATGAGACCTGAAATTATGGTTTTAGATGAACCTACTGCAGGTCTTGACCCTCAAGGTGTAGTTGATTTGTCAATATTGTTAAGGGAACTTAATGATGAAGGAATTACAATTATAATTTCTACACATGATGTGGATTTGGTTCCAACATATGCAGAAAAAGTATTTGTTTTAGTTGATGGTTTGTTGATTGCAGAAGGAACTCCAAAAGAGATTTTCTCAAAACCTGAAATTTTAGAACAAGCAAACTTGAAAGTTCCAATTGTCACTGAATTGTTCCAGAAACTTGAATCTGATGGAATTGATATGAGTAATGATTATCCATTGACATTGGATGAGGCTAGAAATAAGTTTCTAGAATTATTAAATAAAAATTAA
- the ribC gene encoding riboflavin synthase: MRIGICDTTFARFDMAGAAIDELKKNAYDLKIIRQTVPGVKDLPVTAKILIEEENCDIVMALGMPGPMKKDKMCAHEASTGLINAQLMTNKHILEVFVHEDEEEDPVELAKLAENRAREHAQNLIKMMYHRKAMRKEAGMGMREGKEDAGPL, from the coding sequence ATGAGAATTGGAATTTGTGATACTACTTTTGCTCGTTTTGATATGGCTGGAGCGGCTATCGATGAGCTTAAAAAGAATGCTTATGATTTAAAAATTATCCGTCAGACAGTTCCTGGAGTGAAAGATTTACCAGTAACTGCAAAAATTCTCATTGAAGAGGAAAACTGTGATATTGTAATGGCACTTGGAATGCCGGGGCCAATGAAAAAAGATAAGATGTGTGCTCATGAAGCATCAACTGGTCTTATTAATGCACAGCTCATGACAAATAAACATATTTTGGAAGTATTTGTCCATGAGGATGAAGAAGAAGATCCAGTAGAACTTGCTAAACTTGCTGAAAATAGAGCACGTGAACATGCACAAAACTTAATTAAAATGATGTATCACAGAAAAGCAATGAGAAAAGAAGCTGGAATGGGAATGCGTGAAGGAAAAGAAGATGCAGGACCATTATAA
- a CDS encoding glycosyltransferase family 2 protein, with product MGFEITEEDKKSTYVILPAYNEATRIQPVIEEIAEKGYKMVIVNDGSSDNTLEVVKESQRKYPDNIFIYSHIINRGVGVAMQTGFGAVLRYNPKYIVNMDSDGQHDANDLENVLEPLVTGRAQAVIGVRPLKDMPITRNIANAIMNILTRIFYKVDVSDSQTGFRAITIDALKKININARGYLISSEFIREVNDNKIPFEEVKIKTIYTPETQAKGTNVVVALKILIQMIKHQF from the coding sequence ATGGGATTTGAAATTACAGAGGAAGATAAAAAATCTACATATGTTATTCTTCCAGCATACAATGAAGCTACAAGAATCCAACCTGTGATTGAAGAGATTGCAGAAAAGGGATATAAAATGGTCATTGTTAATGATGGCTCTTCAGATAATACTTTGGAAGTTGTCAAAGAGTCTCAAAGGAAATATCCTGATAATATTTTCATTTATTCTCATATTATTAATCGTGGTGTGGGAGTGGCCATGCAAACTGGATTTGGTGCTGTTTTAAGATACAATCCAAAATATATTGTTAATATGGATTCTGATGGTCAACATGATGCCAATGATTTGGAAAATGTGTTGGAACCGTTAGTAACTGGAAGGGCTCAAGCAGTAATTGGAGTTAGGCCATTAAAAGACATGCCTATAACTAGGAATATTGCTAATGCAATAATGAATATTCTTACCAGAATTTTTTACAAAGTTGATGTAAGTGATTCTCAGACCGGATTTAGGGCAATAACTATCGATGCTTTGAAAAAAATAAATATTAATGCTAGAGGATATCTTATTTCTTCTGAATTTATCCGTGAAGTTAATGATAATAAAATCCCATTTGAGGAAGTTAAAATAAAAACAATTTATACTCCTGAAACTCAAGCTAAAGGAACAAATGTTGTTGTTGCATTGAAAATATTAATTCAAATGATTAAACATCAATTTTAG
- a CDS encoding DUF2304 family protein, whose protein sequence is MLFYSILFPIISILGIILFLLRYLKEKDSLITALLWVAFWVFVSVFAVFPHASTAFAKLFGITRGLDFIIIIVFAVLIYTIFKLYYKVDKLEDNINKIVKEVALSNEISLKDKEE, encoded by the coding sequence ATGTTATTTTATTCAATTTTATTTCCAATAATATCAATACTTGGTATTATATTGTTTTTATTAAGGTATCTAAAAGAAAAGGATTCTTTAATTACAGCATTATTATGGGTTGCTTTTTGGGTTTTTGTTAGTGTATTTGCTGTTTTCCCACATGCAAGTACTGCATTTGCTAAATTATTCGGTATAACTCGTGGATTGGATTTTATTATAATAATTGTATTTGCTGTTTTGATTTACACAATTTTTAAATTGTATTATAAAGTTGATAAACTGGAAGATAATATAAATAAAATAGTCAAAGAAGTAGCTTTAAGCAATGAAATATCCCTTAAAGATAAAGAGGAATAA